From the Lysinibacillus fusiformis genome, the window GCCACTTACGCCATGATGCCCCTGATTGTTAATAAAGGTGCCGTCACCGAAAAAGGTGATGCAGTAGGTGTAGTCGAAATCACAAACAAAATAGACGCCAAGAAATTAAACTCGATTGTCTGGGCATTTATCGTTGGTACTATTTTATATGGTGTCATTCGATTAATCACAAGAAAATCAGTGAGTGCCTTATTAAAACCATGGACAAGTCGTGTACAGCCACAATTAATGGACGAAATATCCTACCGCGCTGTTGTCATCGGCTTCCCATTATTTGCATTAGGTGGTCTACTATTCGCCATGATTTGGGCCCAAATTGCCTGGAGTCGCTATTGGGGCTGGGACCCGAAAGAAGTCTGGGCATTAATCACCTTTTTATTCTACGCAGCCTTCCTCCATTTCCGCCTATCCAAAGGCTGGGAAGGCGAGAGAACAGCCTGGCTGGCCATCATCGGCTTCGGCATCATCGTGTTCAACCAAGTATTTGTCAACCTAGTCATCGCCGGCTTGCATTCTTATGCCTAGCTGAAGGTGGGCGCTCTGAAGTAAGGTGAGAAGTGATTTTGAGTGAGAGGAGTTATTCTTATGTGAGTGAGAAGTGATCCTGATGGAGGAGTAGTTGCTCTGAAGATGGTGAGGAGTGATCCTGATGGAGGAGAATCCGCTCCTAAAAGGTTGAGGGGTGATCCTAATTGAGGAGAAGCCGCTCCTAAATGTGTGAGAGGTGATCCTAATGGAGGAGAAAGCGCTCCAACTAATAAGGAAGCCGCTCCAAAATAAGGAGAAAGCGCTCCACCCAGTAAGGAAGCCGCTCCAAAATAAGGAGAAAGCGCTCCACCCAGTAAGGAAGCCGCTCTAAAATAAGGAGAAAGCGCTCCAACTAATAAGGTAACCGCTCCAAAGTAAGGGAAAAGCACTCCAACTAATAAGGAAGCCGCTCCAAAGTGAGGGGAAAGCGCTCCCCCGAATAAGAAAGCCGCTCCAAAATAAGGAGAAAGCGCTCCACCAAATAAGGAAGCCGCTCCAAAGTAAGGGAAAAGCGCTCCCCCCAGTAAGGAAGCCGCTCCAAAATAAGGAGAAAGCGCTCCCCCGAATAAGGAAGCCGCTCCAAAATAAAGAGAAAGCGCTCTACCCAATAAGGTAACCGTTCCAACCAGTGAGAAAACCTCTTTGGTCTGCCTTTTCTTCTTATTAAAATAACCAACCGAAAAAAGCATTACGAAATGCATTTAGCACTTCGTAATGCTCTTTTTTAATGATTCTTTGCGAAATAGTCTAATGTTGCTTGGCCTAAGACATTGGCGGCAATTCGTAAGGAGCGCTCGTCGATATCGAATTTCGGGTGATGGTGCGGATAGACTTCTTCCCAATCAGGATTTTTTGCTCCTGTGAAGAAAAAGGCCCCTGGGATTTCCTCTAAGAAATAGGCAAAGTCCTCACCACCCATATTCGGATCAACAATTTCAACAGACTCTACATCTGCAATTTTCTCTGCGGACGCGATTATATGGTCAGTCTCTGCTTCGTGGTTCACAACAGGCGGATAGCCTCGCACATACTCATATTCATAGTCTGCCTTTGTTAAATAACATGTGGCCTTTAAGAGCTCTTCGATTTCATGTTCTAGCAACCGACGCTCTTCCTCATGGAAAGTGCGCACCGTACCCTTCATGTACACTTGATCTGCAATGACATTGAAAGGATTTAATGCCTCGATATGCCCAATCGACACTACTGCTGGACGTAATGGATTGATACGACGTGCCACAAGCTGCTGTAAATTTGTTATAAACTGTGCTGCCAGGACAATGGAGTCCTTGGTATCACTTGGGTTTGAACCGTGGCCACCCTTGCCTTTTATCGTTATATAAATACCATCTGCTGCAGCCATTAATGGGCCTTTAGCTGTTTGGACTTTACCAAGCTCAGTGGGTGCCCATAAATGTGTACCAAAAATCACATCTACACCTTCTAAGCAGCCATCCTTAATCATCGAAATCGCTCCACCTGGCGCAAGCTCCTCGGCATGTTGATGAATAAAGACGATTGTTCCTTCTAGGTCATCCTTCATTTGATTGAACGCCTTCGCTAAAATTAACAGGGAAGCTGTGTGTCCATCATGGCCGCAAGCATGCATACGTCCTTTAATTTTCGATTGGAAAGGTAAGCCGGTTTCTTCCGTAATGGCTAAAGCGTCAAAATCTGCGCGCAATGCTACTGTTTTGCCTGGTTTACCACCAACGAGCTTCGCCACAACACCATTGCCACCTACACCTTCACGAACCTCATGACCTAATGCACGATGAAAGGCAGCAATGGTTTTCGGCGTTTCTACTTCCTCAAAGGAAAGCTCAGGATTTTCATGGAAATGACGACGAAGCTGTATCGTCTCTTCTTCATATTGCTTTAATAAATCTGCTAACTGTTGTTGTAATGTTGTCATTTAATAACACTCCTTATTTTAAGTAAATATAATCTCCAGGGCCAAGCGGTAGACCTAGTAGGAACCAAATGGCAAAGAGGATAATCCAACCGATTGCGAAAAACACTGAGAACGGTAATAAAGAAGAGATAAGCGTACCGATACCGATATTTTTATCATAGCGCTTTGCAAACGACAGTAAAATCGCGAAGTACGGTAACATAGGTGTAATGGGATTTGTAATCGAATCACCTACACGATAGGCCATTTGTGTAACTGCTGGGGAATAGCCTAAGTATAGGAACATCGGTACGAAGATCGGTGCAAGTAAAGCCCATTTTGCAGAAGCACTGGCGATTAATAAGTTGACAAAGGCGCAAATTAAAACAAATCCGATCATCATTGGTAAACCTGTAAAATTTAATGCTTGTAAAAGCTCCGCACCTTTAATGGCTAAAATAGAACCAATATTGCTCCAGTTGAAAAAGGCAATCATTTGTGAAGCCGCAAACGCTAATACAATAAAGGGCGCCATATCAGCAATGGATTTAAAAATTTTCTCTGCAACTTCCTTATCGTTTTTAACTTCCTTCGCTGCAATACCATAGGCAAGACCAGGTAATAGGAAGAAGAATAACATAATGGGTACAATGCCTGACATGAAAGGTGAATTTAAAAAGCCACCTGTTGCAGGATCACGTAAAAGACCGTTCGATGGAATGACTGTAAAAGCAATCACTAGACTATAAATTGCGGTTACGATTCCAGCCCATTTTAACCCTCGCTTTTCTAATGCTGTCAAGGGCTCTAGCTTTTCAATTTCACCATGAAACGTACCAAAGCGAGGCTCTGTAAACTTTTTTGCAACCCATGTACCAATAATGACTAATAAAAAAGTCGAAGCAATTAAGAAGTAATAGTTCATCGTTGCCCGACCAGTGTACGCAGGGTCTGCAATCTGTGCTGCTGATTCTGTAATCCCTAATAATAATACGTCTAGAGAGCTAATTAATATGTTGGCACTGAAGCCTCCAGCTACAGCTGCATATGTAATAATTAAGCCTGCTAA encodes:
- a CDS encoding amidohydrolase, translated to MTTLQQQLADLLKQYEEETIQLRRHFHENPELSFEEVETPKTIAAFHRALGHEVREGVGGNGVVAKLVGGKPGKTVALRADFDALAITEETGLPFQSKIKGRMHACGHDGHTASLLILAKAFNQMKDDLEGTIVFIHQHAEELAPGGAISMIKDGCLEGVDVIFGTHLWAPTELGKVQTAKGPLMAAADGIYITIKGKGGHGSNPSDTKDSIVLAAQFITNLQQLVARRINPLRPAVVSIGHIEALNPFNVIADQVYMKGTVRTFHEEERRLLEHEIEELLKATCYLTKADYEYEYVRGYPPVVNHEAETDHIIASAEKIADVESVEIVDPNMGGEDFAYFLEEIPGAFFFTGAKNPDWEEVYPHHHPKFDIDERSLRIAANVLGQATLDYFAKNH
- a CDS encoding AbgT family transporter; protein product: MQGNSQTIKKKSWIDNMLDKIERAGNKLPDPITLFIILAGVVLVLSWVFSMLGISAVQPGTNDVIQVKNLLSQEGLILILTQMVSTFTGFAPLGLVIVTMIGIGLAEQTGLISAVMKKIVMSAPTKLIVPFIIFTGLVGNLAADAAFIILPPIAAMIFMSVGRNPLAGLIITYAAVAGGFSANILISSLDVLLLGITESAAQIADPAYTGRATMNYYFLIASTFLLVIIGTWVAKKFTEPRFGTFHGEIEKLEPLTALEKRGLKWAGIVTAIYSLVIAFTVIPSNGLLRDPATGGFLNSPFMSGIVPIMLFFFLLPGLAYGIAAKEVKNDKEVAEKIFKSIADMAPFIVLAFAASQMIAFFNWSNIGSILAIKGAELLQALNFTGLPMMIGFVLICAFVNLLIASASAKWALLAPIFVPMFLYLGYSPAVTQMAYRVGDSITNPITPMLPYFAILLSFAKRYDKNIGIGTLISSLLPFSVFFAIGWIILFAIWFLLGLPLGPGDYIYLK